A single window of Castor canadensis chromosome 3, mCasCan1.hap1v2, whole genome shotgun sequence DNA harbors:
- the Msc gene encoding musculin, with protein sequence MSTGSVSDPEEMELRGLQRVYPVPTSKRSPLRGAERSYASPSDNSSAEEEDPDGEEERCALDAVRDPGGCQRKRPRVAGDGGSGGGAGGSGKKPLPPKGSAAECKQSQRNAANARERARMRVLSKAFSRLKTSLPWVPPDTKLSKLDTLRLASSYIAHLRQLLQEDRYENGYVHPVNLTWPFVVSGRPDSETKEVPAANRLCGTTA encoded by the exons ATGTCCACGGGTTCGGTGAGTGACCCCGAAGAAATGGAGCTGCGGGGGCTGCAGCGGGTGTACCCGGTCCCCACTTCCAAGAGGTCGCCTCTCCGCGGCGCAGAGCGCAGCTACGCCTCGCCCAGTGACAATTCCTCTGCAGAGGAGGAGGACCCCGACGGCGAAGAAGAGCGGTGCGCCCTGGATGCAGTCCGCGACCCAGGAGGCTGCCAGAGGAAGCGGCCACGTGTGGCTGGGGACGGCGGCTCAGGTGGCGGTGCAGGCGGCAGTGGCAAAAAGCCCCTCCCGCCCAAGGGCTCGGCCGCTGAGTGCAAACAATCGCAGCGGAACGCGGCCAACGCCCGCGAGCGCGCCCGGATGCGCGTGCTGAGCAAAGCTTTCTCCaggctcaagaccagcctgccCTGGGTGCCCCCCGACACCAAGCTCTCCAAACTGGACACGCTGCGGCTGGCTTCCAGTTACATCGCGCACCTGCGGCAGCTGCTGCAGGAGGACCGCTACGAAAACGGCTACGTGCACCCGGTGAACCTG ACGTGGCCGTTCGTGGTCTCAGGAAGACCCGACTCTGAGACCAAAGAAGTTCCCGCAGCCAACAGGTTATGTGGAACCACCGCTTAG